The following proteins come from a genomic window of Coffea arabica cultivar ET-39 chromosome 11c, Coffea Arabica ET-39 HiFi, whole genome shotgun sequence:
- the LOC113715561 gene encoding putative late blight resistance protein homolog R1B-17, with the protein MMAEYHDNLGPALQDLQDQLQSVRLKQHHDQQHQHGSLRLLARVKRMIVQDSSEVEDDVLYDALAALIDRLQMEVPFLLAFEHYVSFWAKLSFRPLLNKVGIALSEIAKDIRLAREKNYISKSPSRLMDFLRHSQQRVERMKPEIGEANRILLTGRFELPSHLPEYPFWIDSVFTLASNLKAFLDTVDTDLHAPLLAFQVKLRSFGTFLQCVVVCFCTLAELKVRELDATMWASDPESFMKQFLPSHILDSLIKHVASVAIRLANLSCLYWFKEVDTDEKRRTIMGILNLQQEIDLSTAEFLEMNLKLLRAVNQIQPGQITGNKVTGFLSYLLLHEEGALGVADELKYLIELVISQPEKPCNEVETFLTEIKAVIREAASLSNSLDGVCAHSPKVEVAKIRLLKEKIWLLKAEHFLKGPRNTSFINNPYWDWKSRITSLDKGLKNLRSFSKDLPEVKTILCKQNLSLVEEVPRELQSVLQSFSAKEITEKSMRESLLLLLLKILVLKADFYLLEILNGNANLLSLANDRIESVHEGLKLLMTFVANVPEESSDHLEFILTNIEAVAKRIIYLYHSVLTNKITEELIERMYLTLSELLDQIKINKAKLRELYPQVQGSCFPKTNGLGCVDFLLRNLKELQTHKSKSIATVKNQIERIQGDMEFFRSFLNDRVKESTQHLELKGLGERITEVAYKVEYVIDSIEVGIGDHLQHLLWLDSLLEDISHIKKEAVKSYQKKTCDGIPHNVTRSSDHMISQVSAPEPDEVVVSLSDQEEVIIDRLIKGSLQQDMVSLVGMPGIGKTTLAKKLYNDSRVTYHFHIRAWCCISQVYSKRQVLLDILSNISGLTDYIHKMTDEDLDLELYQQLKGRRYLIVMDDMWSTEAWDDLERSFPDDKNGSRLLITSRIQNVALNAKPNSDPYLLRLLTDDESWSLLQLKSFHGKGCPTELLGVGKEIAQQCKGLPLSVVAVAGLLERTEKKPDLWKQIVDSLSRRLIDDPQTQCKEILELSYEHLPYNLKACFLYFGAFLEDKDISVRKLIWLWIAEGFIKKSEEKSLEDIGEDYLMDLISRSLVLVSKRRSMGRVKTCRVHDMLHDLCLSRSKEEMFLQPITKCDEPFASFDGLDNDVDFDLYYPSKPLIYERHRLCICLERRHFIKSKPSGPRTRSLLFSAIADRYPRCPYDITFIFQNFKLLRVLDLESINMGMFFPIGFDLLVQLRYLAVSGDLDSIPSSIASLWKLETFVVKGLKGMVVLPVIIWSMRMLRHVHVNSCAMFDLQDDQLESSLVLDNLVTLSTPALSGGKETLKILRRFPNLHRLRCIVFESPSSPMGCDQFAQFDILNQLESLNISGRALNQGELSFPLNLKKLTLSRLRLPWKHMSAIGRLQNLEVLKLLSNAFEGRIWDMREGEFLKLKFLKLDSLNVVEWNATCDHLLNLQQLVLRHCKELEAVPFSFGEIPTLLMIQVQRCGLSTEESVRDIEEQGIEGLKIFISH; encoded by the coding sequence ATGATGGCTGAATATCATGATAATCTTGGTCCTGCCTTGCAAGATCTCCAAGACCAGTTGCAGAGTGTGAGACTTAAGCAACATCATGATCAGCAGCATCAACATGGATCTCTACGGCTTTTGGCTAGAGTTAAGAGGATGATTGTGCAGGATTCGAGCGAGGTAGAGGATGATGTGTTGTATGATGCTCTGGCTGCTCTTATCGATCGACTTCAAATGGAGGTGCCATTTCTGTTGGCATTCGAGCATTATGTTTCCTTCTGGGCTAAGCTGTCTTTTAGACCTTTGCTCAATAAAGTTGGTATAGCGCTGTCTGAGATTGCCAAGGACATCAGGCTTGCTCGTGAAAAGAATTACATTTCCAAAAGCCCTTCGAGATTGATGGATTTCCTTCGCCACTCACAACAAAGGGTTGAGCGTATGAAGCCAGAAATTGGAGAAGCTAATCGCATTTTGCTCACCGGTAGGTTTGAATTACCCTCTCACCTGCCTGAGTATCCATTCTGGATAGATTCTGTTTTTACTCTAGCAAGCAATCTTAAGGCTTTCTTGGACACTGTTGATACAGATCTTCATGCACCACTTTTAGCCTTTCAAGTTAAGCTAAGGTCATTTGGAACTTTCCTTCAATGTGTGGTAGTTTGTTTCTGTACCTTAGCTGAACTTAAGGTGCGTGAATTAGATGCAACGATGTGGGCATCAGATCCTGAATCATTTATGAAACAATTCCTTCCTAGTCACATACTTGATAGTTTGATAAAGCATGTAGCTTCTGTGGCCATTCGCTTAGCAAACCTCTCTTGCCTTTACTGGTTCAAGGAAGTGGACACTGATGAGAAAAGAAGGACGATAATGGGGATTTTGAATTTGCAACAGGAGATTGACCTTTCAACTGCAGAATTTCTAGAAATGAATCTGAAGCTTCTTAGAGCTGTCAACCAAATTCAGCCTGGCCAAATAACTGGGAATAAGGTAACTGGTTTTCTCAGTTATCTCCTCCTCCACGAGGAAGGGGCACTTGGTGTTGCTGATGAGCTGAAGTACTTGATAGAACTTGTTATCAGCCAACCAGAGAAGCCCTGTAACGAGGTGGAAACTTTCCTGACAGAAATTAAAGCAGTTATTAGGGAGGCTGCTTCTCTAAGTAACTCACTTGATGGAGTATGTGCACATTCTCCTAAGGTTGAGGTTGCTAAGATTAGACTCCTCAAGGAAAAGATTTGGCTTCTGAAAGCAGAACATTTCCTCAAAGGACCACGAAACACAAGCTTTATCAACAACCCATATTGGGATTGGAAGTCTCGCATTACATCACTTGACAAGGGACTAAAAAACTTGAGAAGCTTTTCGAAAGATCTACCCGAGGTCAAGACAATACTTTGCAAACAGAACTTATCACTGGTTGAAGAAGTTCCTAGGGAGCTACAATCTGTCTTGCAATCATTTTCTGCCAAAGAAATCACAGAGAAAAGCATGAGGGAATCACTGTTGCTACTgcttttaaagattttggttcTCAAGGCAGACTTTTATCTTTTGGAGATACTGAATGGTAATGCAAATTTGCTGTCCCTTGCAAATGATCGAATTGAATCTGTCCATGAGGGCCTGAAGTTGCTTATGACATTTGTCGCAAATGTACCAGAGGAGAGTTCAGACCATTTGGAATTCATCTTAACAAACATTGAAGCTGTGGCTAAAAGGATAATATATCTCTATCACTCAGTTCTAACCAACAAAATCACTGAAGAGTTGATCGAAAGAATGTACCTTACACTTTCGGAGTTGTTAGATCAGATTAAAATTAACAAGGCAAAGCTGAGAGAGCTTTATCCCCAAGTTCAAGGATCATGTTTCCCCAAGACCAATGGATTGGGGTGTGTTGATTTTCTGTTGAGAAACCTTAAGGAGCTGCAAACCCATAAATCTAAGTCAATTGCAACTGTGAAGAATCAAATTGAAAGAATCCAGGGGGATATGGAGTTCTTTAGATCTTTCCTCAATGATAGAGTAAAGGAAAGTACTCAACATCTAGAACTGAAAGGTCTTGGTGAACGCATTACAGAGGTGGCATACAAGGTGGAATACGTCATTGACTCAATCGAGGTTGGCATCGGTGATCACTTACAACATCTGTTATGGCTTGACTCTCTCTTAGAAGATATTAGCCATATTAAGAAGGAGGCAGTCAAAAGTTACCAGAAGAAGACTTGTGATGGCATACCCCATAATGTCACCAGAAGTTCAGACCATATGATATCACAAGTTAGTGCCCCAGAACCTGATGAAGTGGTGGTAAGTCTCAGTGATCAGGAAGAAGTGATAATTGATCGGCTTATAAAAGGATCCTTGCAACAAGATATGGTTTCTCTTGTGGGTATGCCAGGAATAGGTAAGACAACTTTGGCCAAGAAGTTGTACAATGATTCTAGAGTTACTTATCACTTCCACATTCGTGCATGGTGCTGTATCTCGCAAGTATATAGTAAAAGGCAGGTGTTGCTTGACATATTAAGCAACATTAGTGGGCTTACTGACTACATTCATAAAATGACTGATGAAGATTTAGATCTGGAGTTGTATCAGCAATTAAAAGGAAGAAGGTATCTCATAGTTATGGATGACATGTGGAGCACAGAGGCGTGGGATGACTTGGAAAGATCATTCCCTGATGATAAAAATGGTAGCAGACTTCTAATAACAAGTCGTATCCAGAATGTGGCCTTGAATGCTAAACCTAATAGTGATCCTTATCTTCTTCGTCTCCTCACTGATGACGAAAGTTGGAGCTTACTACAACTGAAGAGTTTTCATGGAAAAGGTTGCCCAACAGAATTGCTTGGAGTTGGAAAGGAAATTGCTCAACAATGTAAAGGACTACCTCTTTCTGTGGTTGCAGTAGCTGGTCTCCTTGAAAGGACGGAAAAGAAACCAGACTTGTGGAAACAAATTGTTGACAGTTTGAGCAGAAGGTTAATAGATGATCCACAAACCCAGTGCAAGGAAATCCTAGAGCTGAGTTATGAGCACTTGCCGTACAATTTGAAAGCATGCTTCCTTTATTTCGGAGCATTCCTGGAGGACAAAGATATCTCTGTGCGCAAGTTGATATGGTTGTGGATTGCTGAAGGTTTTATTAAGAAAAGTGAAGAGAAAAGCTTAGAGgatattggagaggattacctgATGGACTTAATCAGTCGAAGCCTTGTATTGGTTTCTAAAAGAAGATCCATGGGTAGGGTCAAAACATGTCGAGTTCATGACATGCTACATGATTTGTGCCTGTCAAGATCTAAGGAAGAAATGTTTTTGCAGCCAATTACCAAGTGTGATGAACCATTTGCTTCTTTTGATGGTTTAGATAATGATGTTGATTTTGATCTTTATTACCCTTCAAAACCATTAATATATGAAAGACATCGGCTTTGCATTTGTTTGGAGAGAAGGCATTTCATCAAATCAAAACCTTCTGGTCCAAGAACAAGGTCTCTGCTATTTTCTGCAATTGCTGATAGGTATCCCAGATGCCCATATGATATCacattcatttttcaaaattttaaacttCTCAGGGTGTTGGATTTGGAATCCATCAATATGGGGATGTTCTTTCCCATTGGATTTGATTTATTAGTTCAACTAAGGTACTTAGCTGTCAGTGGGGATCTGGATTCTATTCCATCATCAATAGCCAGCCTCTGGAAACTAGAGACGTTTGTTGTGAAGGGATTAAAAGGTATGGTTGTGTTACCGGTTATTATTTGGAGCATGAGAATGTTAAGACATGTTCATGTAAATAGTTGTGCAATGTTCGATTTGCAAGACGACCAGCTTGAAAGTTCCTTGGTATTGGATAACTTAGTAACTCTTTCCACACCAGCTCTTTCTGGAGGGAAGGAGACATTGAAGATACTGAGGAGATTTCCCAATCTTCACAGGTTAAGATGCATTGTTTTTGAATCTCCGAGTTCTCCTATGGGATGTGATCAATTTGCACAATTTGACATTCTAAATCAGCTTGAATCACTCAACATCTCTGGTAGGGCCCTTAATCAGGGGGAATTGAGCTTCCCcctgaatttaaaaaaattgacttTGTCTAGGCTTCGCCTGCCATGGAAACATATGTCTGCTATCGGGAGACTACAAAACCTTGAGGTTCTCAAATtactttctaatgcctttgagGGCCGGATATGGGACATGAGGGAAGGGGAGTTCCTAAAGTTGAAATTCCTGAAGTTAGATTCTCTGAATGTTGTTGAGTGGAATGCGACTTGCGATCACCTTCTCAACCTTCAGCAATTAGTTTTGCGACACTGCAAAGAACTTGAGGCAGTTCCATTCTCTTTTGGGGAAATTCCTACCTTGCTGATGATTCAAGTGCAACGTTGTGGCCTTTCCACAGAAGAGTCAGTCAGGGACATTGAGGAGCAAGGGATTGAAGGTCTCAAGATCTTCATCAGTCATTAA
- the LOC113715643 gene encoding small ribosomal subunit biogenesis GTPase RsgA 1, mitochondrial — MMIRPISLIRLRTTTFLTVPLSSALFAVDRRHRYFSIFAAAARRHSQNLNQNVSRKPNQPNKNLLKARETVKQLSSLAPALTQDNKPQLSKSQAVGLVAASQANFMRVIVQQLPEEENENELEDSGGGGGAIGMELLCVVKVVLKKIKRRVLVGDKVLVGSVDWVDRRGMIEDVFQRKTETADPPVANVDHLLVLFSMDQPKPEALALTRFLVEAESTGIPVTLAFNKSELATEEMLFTWKSKLRSWGYEPIFCSVESKHGIDTLQFNLREQTSVIVGPSGVGKSSLINALRNNKQFVGVSEQDNWYYPILGSKWFEEQRVAEVSTRSGKGKHTTRHVSLLPLMGGGYLADTPGYNQPSLIKVTKQSLAQHFPEIRKMLKDMEPTKCSFSDCLHLGEPGCIVSGDWERYTYYLQLLDEIKIREQFQLRTIGTKKEGDVRFKVGGKGVKQAEPRLEPKKHRRQSRKSLNQSILDELDEYYEDDDENIAEDEDLILRAMRQENE; from the exons ATGATGATCCGTCCCATTTCACTTATCCGCCTTAGGACGACGACGTTTTTAACAGTTCCACTTTCCTCAGCCCTGTTCGCGGTTGATCGCCGCCACCGCTATTTCTCCATCTTCGCTGCAGCGGCTCGGCGCCACTCCCAAAACCTTAACCAAAATGTGTCCAGGAAGCCTAATCAACCTAACAAAAACCTCCTCAAAGCTCGCGAAACTGTTAAGCAGCTCTCCTCTCTGGCTCCGGCTCTGACCCAAGACAATAAGCCTCAACTCTCGAAAAGCCAAGCCGTCGGGCTAGTGGCCGCTTCCCAAGCAAATTTCATGCGCGTCATTGTCCAACAGCTTCCTGAAGAAGAGAATGAAAATGAATTAGAAGATtctggaggaggaggaggagctaTTGGAATGGAATTGCTGTGTGTGGTGAAGGTTGTattgaagaagataaaaaggagaGTACTAGTTGGGGATAAGGTTTTGGTAGGCTCTGTTGATTGGGTTGATAGGAGGGGGATGATAGAGGATGTCTTCCAAAGAAAGACGGAGACCGCTGATCCGCCTGTGGCAAATGTGGATCATTTGTTGGTTCTTTTCTCCATGGACCAGCCCAAACCGGAGGCGCTTGCTTTAACGAGGTTTCTGGTGGAAGCTGAATCCACCGGAATTCCTGTTACTCTTGCATTCAACAAGTCTGAACTTGCTACTGAAGAG ATGCTGTTCACTTGGAAATCTAAGCTTCGGAGTTGGGGTTATGAACCAATATTTTGTAGTGTTGAATCAAAGCATGGAATTGACACCTTGCAATTCAACCTGAGAGAACAAACTTCTGTAATCGTAGGTCCGAGTGGCGTTGGGAAATCCAGCTTGATCAATGCTTTGAGGAACAATAAACAATTTGTGGGCGTTTCTGAACAGGATAATTGGTATTATCCA ATTCTTGGCAGCAAGTGGTTTGAAGAGCAACGTGTTGCAGAGGTGTCAACAAGAAGTGGAAAAGGAAAGCATACTACTCGGCATGTTTCTTTGCTTCCATTGATGGGCGGGGGTTATCTTGCTGATACACCAGGATATAACCAGCCAAGTTTGATTAAAGTCACGAAGCAATCTCTTGCTCAACATTTTCCAGAG ATACGTAAAATGCTCAAGGATATGGAACCTACAAAATGCTCATTTAGTGACTGCTTACACCTTGGTGAACCTGGGTGCATTGTAAGTGGGGATTGGGAGAGGTATACTTACTATCTTCAACTGCTGGATGAGATTAAAATCAGGGAGCAATTTCAACTAAGGACAATAGGAACTAAGAAAGAAGGTGATGTAAG GTTCAAGGTGGGAGGCAAGGGTGTCAAGCAAGCAGAGCCACGGTTGGAACCAAAGAAGCACAGAAGGCAATCGCGTAAAAGTCTTAACCAGTCAATATTAGATGAGCTGGATGAATAttatgaagatgatgatgaaaaCATAGCAGAAGATGAAGATCTCATTTTGAGGGCCATGAGGCAAGAAAATGAGTAG